A stretch of Paenibacillus mucilaginosus 3016 DNA encodes these proteins:
- a CDS encoding helix-turn-helix transcriptional regulator, with translation MTERTGFKYTIGDTAFAIQQLQQTGVTSMPRPHSHEFYELYYLFHGERVYFIGGKVYTARKGDLMVVVPNDLHSTASSAVAEFERMLVHFSPSFLGEEGPGLMELPPFRESTLLSIPMKEQPELEHLLLQLHTECREQQPLYEACVRHLLGELLVRIHRRGLIEQEPPESVHPMHQKVTEIASYIHGHYQEDLTLGGVAKQFFISPAYLSRVFLKLTGFHFSEYIRVVRVREAQKLLRTTREKVQSISEQVGFEHISHFNKTFKRIAGLSPLQYRDQHR, from the coding sequence ATGACCGAACGCACCGGGTTCAAATATACGATCGGGGACACCGCGTTTGCGATCCAGCAGCTGCAGCAGACCGGCGTAACCTCCATGCCCCGCCCTCATTCACACGAATTCTATGAGCTCTATTACCTCTTCCATGGGGAGCGGGTCTACTTCATCGGCGGCAAGGTCTATACGGCCCGCAAGGGAGATCTGATGGTGGTCGTACCGAACGACCTGCACTCCACCGCTTCCTCCGCCGTAGCCGAGTTCGAACGGATGCTCGTTCACTTCTCCCCAAGCTTCCTCGGGGAGGAGGGACCCGGCCTGATGGAGCTTCCTCCGTTCCGGGAATCGACGCTGCTCAGCATTCCCATGAAGGAACAGCCGGAGCTCGAGCACCTGCTTCTGCAGCTGCACACTGAATGCCGCGAACAGCAGCCGCTGTACGAAGCGTGCGTGCGGCACCTGCTCGGCGAGCTTCTTGTGCGCATTCACCGCAGGGGGCTGATCGAGCAGGAGCCCCCCGAGAGCGTCCATCCGATGCACCAGAAGGTGACGGAGATCGCCTCGTACATCCACGGACACTATCAGGAGGACCTGACGCTCGGCGGCGTGGCGAAGCAGTTCTTCATCTCCCCGGCCTACCTGAGCCGCGTGTTCCTGAAGCTGACGGGCTTTCATTTCAGCGAATATATCCGCGTTGTCCGGGTCCGTGAAGCCCAGAAGCTGCTGCGGACCACGCGTGAGAAGGTGCAGTCGATCTCCGAGCAGGTAGGCTTCGAGCATATCTCCCACTTCAACAAAACGTTCAAGCGCATCGCCGGCCTCTCCCCCCTGCAGTACCGCGACCAGCACAGGTAG
- a CDS encoding histidine phosphatase family protein: MAAELYLVRHAKKEKGIGDAAISSEGMRQAQATARHFRGLPITQILCSPLQRAKMTAAIIAKGTGTVLTEDHRLRERANWGDIPGQTFEDFVEMWDRCTLDRDFSPPAGDSARQAGERLASCLLDLSASHPQGPLLVVTHGGLITDFLVQVIPEAELNKLHPRFIAEQSRLVAECSITTVRCEDGRFSLVDFAAVEHLL, from the coding sequence GTGGCTGCGGAGTTGTATCTTGTCCGACATGCGAAGAAAGAAAAGGGGATCGGAGACGCGGCGATCTCCTCCGAAGGCATGCGGCAAGCTCAAGCGACGGCACGCCATTTTCGTGGCCTCCCGATCACCCAAATCCTGTGCAGCCCTCTGCAGAGGGCTAAGATGACAGCCGCCATCATAGCCAAGGGGACAGGGACCGTTCTCACGGAAGATCACCGCCTGCGGGAGCGCGCCAACTGGGGAGACATTCCCGGGCAGACGTTCGAGGACTTCGTGGAGATGTGGGACCGGTGCACCCTGGACCGGGACTTCTCCCCGCCGGCGGGTGACTCCGCCAGACAGGCAGGAGAGCGGCTGGCTTCCTGCCTGCTGGATCTCTCCGCCAGTCATCCGCAGGGCCCCCTCCTCGTAGTGACTCACGGCGGCCTGATCACCGACTTCCTGGTTCAGGTCATTCCGGAGGCGGAATTGAACAAGCTGCATCCCCGCTTCATAGCGGAGCAAAGCCGGTTGGTCGCCGAGTGTTCCATCACCACAGTGCGCTGCGAAGACGGCCGGTTCAGCTTGGTGGACTTTGCCGCTGTGGAGCATCTGCTGTAA
- a CDS encoding TetR/AcrR family transcriptional regulator, with translation MPRTPQENERIRGMAKEKIRAAAIEVFIEKGFHKASIDDVAKKAGISKGLLYNYFKGKTDLLAELVHTRKEEIVQVMEEAVRQASPKEQLLYIAEHALRSVERQPHVYRFYLHLQTHPEADEVVSAYSQTLKDEMARQAEVQAEIFRNLNAARPELESLQFSTMLHGIMLMYSSYPNGFPLEELKHDMVTSFINRYA, from the coding sequence ATGCCAAGAACGCCCCAAGAAAATGAACGGATCCGCGGGATGGCGAAAGAGAAAATTCGTGCCGCAGCGATCGAAGTTTTTATCGAAAAAGGCTTTCATAAGGCATCGATTGACGATGTCGCCAAGAAAGCCGGCATCTCCAAAGGCCTGCTGTACAATTATTTTAAGGGCAAAACCGACCTGCTGGCGGAGCTGGTTCACACCCGCAAAGAGGAGATCGTGCAGGTCATGGAAGAAGCGGTAAGGCAGGCCTCCCCCAAGGAACAGCTGCTCTATATTGCAGAGCATGCGCTTCGCAGCGTGGAGCGGCAGCCTCATGTGTACCGCTTTTATCTCCATCTGCAGACCCATCCGGAAGCGGACGAGGTCGTGTCTGCCTATAGTCAGACACTGAAGGACGAGATGGCCCGCCAAGCCGAGGTGCAGGCGGAGATTTTCCGTAATCTGAACGCGGCCCGGCCCGAACTGGAGTCGCTTCAGTTCTCGACCATGCTGCATGGGATCATGCTGATGTATTCCTCTTACCCGAACGGGTTTCCGCTCGAAGAGCTGAAGCATGATATGGTGACCTCCTTCATCAACCGCTATGCGTAA
- a CDS encoding alpha/beta fold hydrolase produces MQMQMQTQVKQVELNGLLFQYRETGKISSPPIIALHAMGMTAETWDEAAAVLGETHRVLALNQRGHGGSARTGSYTFELMCEDMLAFADRMGLERFILLGHSMGGTVSYLFSQTYPSRVERLLVEDTPPPFAGKRFDIPPEPSEPLPFDWAVVPSIIGQLNEPDPQWWARLPAIQAPTLIIGGGVSSPIPQDKLKEVSGLIPICKLVTVDGGGHHVHSTRLPAFLAAVQSFLKDEPV; encoded by the coding sequence ATGCAAATGCAAATGCAGACACAGGTAAAGCAAGTTGAGTTGAACGGACTTCTCTTTCAATACCGGGAGACGGGGAAGATCTCCTCACCGCCGATCATCGCTCTTCATGCGATGGGTATGACGGCTGAAACCTGGGATGAAGCCGCGGCCGTCTTAGGGGAAACGCACCGGGTGCTGGCCCTGAACCAGCGCGGGCACGGCGGAAGTGCCAGAACGGGAAGCTACACCTTTGAGCTGATGTGTGAAGACATGCTCGCCTTTGCGGACCGCATGGGGCTGGAACGGTTCATACTGCTCGGGCATTCCATGGGCGGCACCGTATCCTACCTCTTCTCGCAAACCTATCCGTCGAGAGTGGAACGCCTCCTTGTGGAGGATACGCCCCCTCCCTTCGCGGGCAAAAGGTTCGACATTCCCCCGGAGCCGTCCGAACCTCTGCCCTTCGACTGGGCCGTGGTGCCTTCGATCATCGGGCAGCTGAATGAGCCGGATCCGCAGTGGTGGGCCCGTCTGCCCGCCATCCAGGCCCCGACGCTGATCATCGGAGGCGGAGTCAGCAGCCCCATTCCGCAAGACAAGCTGAAGGAGGTTTCCGGCCTCATTCCTATTTGTAAGCTGGTGACGGTCGACGGCGGCGGACACCATGTGCATTCCACCCGACTGCCGGCGTTTTTGGCCGCCGTTCAATCGTTTTTGAAGGATGAACCCGTCTGA
- a CDS encoding glycoside hydrolase family 28 protein has product MSSIEPIVSGSSWTLSEVGQPSIPDRSFSVTDYGAVGDGVTDNTEAFHKAIAACSQAGGGRVVIPAGVWLTGPLSLASRLDLHAQAGALVLFSRRFEDYPMIFSQYEGQPSIRCQSPLDGEGLEHVAITGAGVFDGGGDAWRPVKDWKMTEKHWAKLIASGGVVDEDAGMWWPSEAAMNGPAKVAQLKREGSTDPKDYEAARDYLRPNLLSLRRCKYVLLEGATFQNSPAWNLHPWACEHVTLRGVTVRNPWYGQNGDGLDLDSCRYGLVEDCSFDVGDDAICIKSGKDEAGRALGIPCEDILIRNCRVYHGHGGFVIGSEMSGGVRRLRVEDCTFMGTDIGLRFKSTRGRGGLVEDIEIERIRMNSIVGEAISFHLFYEGKEGSGVAGENIVPVSVETPIFRGITIRDVQCAGAETALLINGLPEMPLDGLVVENFTASAKRGGVCTNAQNLTLKDVTLHVEQGPVVSLRHAQHVKIEGLGGSAPEGSDMLQVSGRGSKEIAYGGIRLPEELRGVKIAVEVEDKNSIRG; this is encoded by the coding sequence ATGTCATCGATAGAACCGATCGTCTCGGGGTCTTCGTGGACCCTGTCCGAAGTCGGCCAGCCTTCCATTCCGGATCGTTCCTTCTCCGTAACCGACTATGGCGCGGTGGGAGACGGCGTAACCGACAATACGGAAGCTTTCCATAAGGCCATCGCCGCCTGCTCTCAGGCCGGCGGCGGACGGGTAGTTATTCCGGCCGGCGTCTGGCTGACCGGCCCGCTGTCCCTGGCCAGCCGTCTCGACCTGCATGCGCAGGCCGGAGCGCTGGTGCTTTTCTCCCGCCGCTTCGAGGATTATCCGATGATCTTCTCGCAGTATGAAGGGCAGCCGTCGATCCGCTGCCAGTCGCCGCTGGACGGCGAAGGGCTGGAGCACGTGGCCATCACGGGAGCCGGCGTCTTTGACGGGGGAGGCGATGCCTGGCGTCCGGTCAAGGACTGGAAGATGACCGAGAAGCACTGGGCGAAGCTCATCGCCTCCGGAGGGGTAGTGGATGAGGACGCCGGTATGTGGTGGCCCTCCGAAGCCGCAATGAACGGGCCGGCGAAGGTCGCACAGCTGAAGCGGGAAGGCAGCACGGATCCGAAGGATTATGAAGCCGCGCGGGATTACCTGCGCCCGAACCTGCTCAGCCTGCGCCGCTGCAAGTACGTGCTGCTCGAGGGAGCAACCTTCCAGAACTCCCCGGCCTGGAACCTGCATCCGTGGGCGTGCGAGCATGTGACGCTGCGCGGAGTCACCGTGCGCAACCCGTGGTACGGCCAGAACGGGGACGGCCTGGATCTCGACTCGTGCCGTTACGGGCTGGTCGAAGACTGCTCGTTCGATGTCGGCGACGATGCGATCTGCATCAAGAGCGGCAAGGATGAGGCCGGCCGGGCGCTCGGCATCCCGTGCGAGGATATTCTCATCCGGAACTGCCGGGTTTACCACGGACACGGCGGCTTCGTCATCGGCAGCGAGATGTCCGGCGGCGTACGCAGGCTGCGCGTCGAGGACTGCACGTTCATGGGCACGGACATCGGGCTGCGCTTCAAGAGCACCCGCGGCCGCGGCGGTCTGGTGGAGGACATTGAGATCGAGCGCATCCGCATGAACAGCATTGTCGGCGAGGCGATCTCCTTCCACCTGTTCTACGAAGGCAAGGAAGGCTCGGGGGTAGCGGGCGAGAACATCGTTCCCGTCTCAGTGGAGACACCGATCTTCCGCGGGATCACGATCCGCGATGTCCAGTGTGCAGGCGCCGAGACGGCCCTGCTCATCAACGGGCTGCCGGAGATGCCGCTCGACGGGCTGGTCGTCGAGAACTTCACCGCTTCAGCGAAGCGGGGGGGGGTCTGCACGAATGCGCAGAACCTGACGCTGAAGGACGTAACGCTGCATGTGGAGCAGGGGCCGGTCGTCTCCCTGCGCCATGCGCAGCACGTGAAGATCGAGGGGCTCGGCGGCAGTGCGCCGGAGGGCAGCGATATGCTGCAGGTCTCGGGTCGCGGTTCGAAGGAGATCGCATACGGAGGCATTCGGCTTCCGGAAGAGCTCCGCGGCGTTAAGATCGCGGTGGAAGTGGAAGACAAGAATTCGATTCGCGGCTAA
- a CDS encoding LacI family DNA-binding transcriptional regulator, protein MKATIYDVAREAGVSIATVSNAIRGKGKISPKKREEILEIVERLQYQPSMIASALTGKRTYTLGLLVPDISNPFFGEIARAVEERGQQLGYSVIICSTDNKDERVERYISLLEQKSVDGIIIGTGISDASLLERLSSRSVPVAMIARDLPSADVHKVVIDDYLGGVLAARHLLELGHRRFGVISEKHNRERIRGFCETVERSGQALSPCGIRIFGDDDQIQDGGRAAAELLELEARPTALFCCNDMSATGALRAAKARGLAVPRDISIVSFDNTILSEVCDPPMTTIAQPMEEMGRLVVDALLQELGDGGAKQRFVLQPELLVRGSTAAFVPEEQKNA, encoded by the coding sequence ATGAAAGCGACCATCTACGATGTAGCCAGAGAAGCGGGCGTCTCCATTGCAACCGTCTCCAATGCGATCCGGGGCAAGGGCAAGATCAGCCCCAAGAAGCGGGAAGAGATTCTGGAGATCGTCGAACGGCTGCAGTACCAGCCCAGCATGATCGCCTCGGCCCTGACGGGCAAGAGAACCTATACACTCGGACTGCTCGTTCCGGATATTTCGAACCCGTTCTTCGGCGAGATCGCCCGAGCGGTGGAGGAGCGGGGGCAGCAGCTCGGCTACAGTGTCATCATTTGCTCTACGGACAACAAGGACGAGCGGGTCGAACGCTACATCAGCCTGCTCGAGCAGAAAAGCGTGGACGGCATCATCATCGGCACGGGGATATCGGATGCGTCGCTGCTCGAGCGGCTGTCGTCCCGGTCGGTCCCGGTGGCCATGATCGCCAGAGATCTGCCGTCGGCGGACGTGCATAAGGTCGTCATCGACGACTATCTCGGCGGCGTGCTGGCCGCCCGGCACCTGCTGGAGCTCGGCCACCGCCGGTTCGGGGTCATCTCGGAGAAGCATAACCGCGAGCGGATCCGCGGCTTCTGCGAGACGGTGGAGCGCTCCGGTCAAGCGCTTTCGCCGTGCGGCATCCGCATCTTCGGCGACGATGACCAGATTCAGGACGGCGGGCGGGCCGCAGCCGAGCTGCTCGAGCTGGAGGCGCGTCCGACCGCCCTGTTCTGCTGCAACGATATGTCCGCCACCGGGGCGCTGCGCGCCGCCAAAGCCCGGGGACTCGCGGTGCCGCGGGACATCTCGATCGTCAGCTTCGACAATACGATTCTCTCGGAGGTGTGCGATCCGCCGATGACCACCATCGCCCAGCCGATGGAGGAGATGGGCCGGCTCGTCGTCGACGCGCTGCTGCAGGAGCTCGGCGATGGCGGGGCCAAGCAGCGCTTCGTGCTCCAGCCGGAGCTGCTCGTACGGGGATCGACGGCAGCCTTCGTGCCGGAAGAGCAGAAGAATGCATAA
- a CDS encoding cellulase family glycosylhydrolase, translating to MKPFRLWGAWLSTAVAVLGLMLPFGAAYSQAAAAVPYGQLKVQGADLLGESGQRVQLRGMSSHGIHWYGDLVNPGSLKWLKEDWNSNLFRVAMYTAEKGYITDPSVKEKVKEAVQAAIDLGLYVIIDWHILTDGDPNTYKTQARAFFQEMAALYGQYPNVIYELCNEPNGNVTWAGQIKPYAQELTQAIRAIDPDNIIIVGTPNWSQDVNQAADSPLPYGNIMYAAHFYAGTHGQWLRDKIDYARSKGAAVFVTEWGASDASGDGGPFLREAQEWIDFMNSRGISWANWSLADKEETSAALLPGANPSGGWPASQLSASGQFVRSKLRESLVSVPAAPAGLKAAPGSGQAALSWNAVNGATGYIVKRAAVSGGPYTTVAELTGTSYTDTGLANGTTYYYVVSAKNAAGTGPVSAQVSVQPAAGQGGGGTPVPGSLVLQYRAADTNAGDNAIKPHFNIRNTGASPVDLSGVKLRYYFTKDGIQPLSFAVDWAQVGSPNVKGTFGSASGAGADTYLEVSFTGGSIPAGGQTGEIQTRIHKSDWSSFQESGDYSYDPGKTSYADWSKVTLYRDGTRVWGVEP from the coding sequence ATGAAACCATTCCGCTTATGGGGGGCATGGCTCAGTACCGCGGTTGCGGTCCTCGGCCTGATGCTGCCGTTCGGTGCAGCATACAGCCAGGCGGCTGCGGCCGTTCCTTACGGCCAGCTGAAGGTGCAGGGGGCCGACCTGCTGGGCGAGAGCGGGCAGCGCGTCCAACTGAGGGGGATGAGCTCCCACGGCATCCACTGGTACGGGGATCTCGTGAACCCGGGCAGCCTCAAGTGGCTCAAGGAAGACTGGAACTCCAACCTGTTCCGGGTGGCGATGTACACGGCGGAGAAGGGGTATATCACCGACCCTTCGGTGAAGGAGAAGGTGAAGGAGGCAGTGCAGGCTGCCATTGACCTCGGGCTGTATGTCATCATCGACTGGCACATCCTGACCGACGGGGACCCGAACACCTACAAGACGCAGGCCAGAGCGTTCTTCCAGGAGATGGCCGCGCTGTACGGGCAGTATCCGAATGTCATCTATGAGCTGTGCAACGAGCCGAACGGGAACGTGACCTGGGCGGGCCAGATCAAGCCTTACGCGCAGGAGCTCACCCAGGCGATCCGGGCGATCGACCCGGACAATATCATAATCGTCGGCACGCCGAACTGGAGTCAGGATGTGAACCAGGCGGCGGACAGCCCGCTGCCGTACGGCAACATCATGTATGCGGCCCATTTCTACGCGGGTACGCACGGCCAGTGGCTGCGCGACAAGATCGACTATGCGCGGAGCAAGGGAGCGGCGGTATTCGTCACCGAGTGGGGGGCGAGCGACGCTTCGGGGGACGGCGGACCGTTCCTCCGTGAGGCGCAGGAGTGGATCGACTTCATGAACAGCCGAGGCATCTCCTGGGCGAACTGGTCACTGGCCGACAAGGAGGAGACTTCCGCCGCGCTGCTGCCGGGAGCGAATCCCTCCGGCGGGTGGCCGGCTTCGCAGCTCAGCGCCTCCGGCCAGTTCGTGCGGAGCAAGCTTCGCGAGAGCCTGGTGAGCGTGCCGGCCGCCCCTGCGGGACTGAAGGCCGCCCCCGGCAGCGGGCAGGCCGCCCTGAGCTGGAATGCCGTCAACGGAGCGACGGGCTATATCGTGAAGCGGGCGGCGGTCAGCGGCGGTCCGTACACCACGGTCGCCGAGTTGACGGGGACCTCGTACACGGACACGGGCCTGGCTAACGGGACGACCTACTATTATGTCGTCAGCGCGAAGAACGCGGCGGGCACCGGTCCGGTCTCGGCCCAGGTGAGCGTGCAGCCGGCAGCCGGCCAGGGAGGCGGCGGCACGCCGGTACCGGGCAGCCTGGTCCTGCAGTACCGCGCCGCCGACACGAACGCGGGGGATAACGCGATCAAGCCGCATTTTAACATCCGCAATACGGGTGCTTCTCCTGTGGATCTGAGCGGAGTGAAGCTCCGCTACTACTTCACGAAGGACGGGATCCAGCCGCTGAGCTTCGCGGTGGACTGGGCGCAGGTCGGCAGCCCGAACGTCAAGGGGACGTTCGGCAGCGCCTCGGGCGCCGGAGCGGACACATACCTGGAGGTGAGCTTCACGGGCGGCAGCATCCCGGCCGGCGGCCAGACGGGCGAGATCCAGACCCGCATTCACAAGAGCGACTGGTCGAGCTTCCAGGAGTCTGGAGATTACTCGTACGATCCGGGGAAGACCTCGTACGCGGATTGGAGCAAGGTGACGCTCTACCGGGACGGCACAAGGGTCTGGGGCGTTGAGCCATAA